A window of Pedobacter lusitanus contains these coding sequences:
- a CDS encoding serine hydrolase domain-containing protein has protein sequence MQRVLSCLVLACLFPGFLMAQLHPPVNAAAQRVDHVLDSCSKRNFNGAVLIAKNGKIEYLKYTGLANRHYDIRFSEKTRFKIFSVTKTFTAVLIMQLYEQGKINLDATIATYYPEYKGEAAKKATIRNLLTYSSGRDTKDMRDLFEAYSNDIWTPDEFIQKFCSEKLIDTPGTKFNYSNGDYIILGRIIEKICKKPYEEVLREKILKPLHMVNTDYLHHNDIIKDIDEGYANVDSSTTEIIMPTNHYIDNHFAAGAMYSTPEDLLRFDQAIFNHTLLKKETVELMLTPYEKLGDVAIGFWVYPKKFGKINTLFAERQGAGYGHNANWVHLIDKGLTFILLSNTNTVELNKMRMNVISAYLGQ, from the coding sequence ATGCAAAGGGTACTCTCCTGTCTGGTTTTAGCCTGCTTATTTCCAGGGTTTCTGATGGCACAGCTTCATCCTCCTGTTAATGCTGCTGCACAAAGAGTAGATCATGTGCTTGACTCCTGCAGTAAAAGGAATTTTAACGGAGCAGTGCTAATTGCAAAAAACGGAAAAATTGAATATCTGAAGTACACAGGACTTGCTAACAGGCATTATGATATCAGGTTTTCAGAGAAAACCAGGTTCAAAATATTCTCTGTAACCAAGACCTTTACAGCAGTTTTAATTATGCAGCTGTATGAACAGGGAAAAATTAACCTGGATGCAACGATAGCTACTTATTATCCGGAATACAAAGGTGAAGCAGCCAAAAAAGCTACTATAAGAAATCTTTTGACTTACAGCAGCGGAAGAGATACAAAGGATATGAGGGATCTTTTTGAAGCTTACAGCAATGATATATGGACTCCTGATGAATTTATTCAGAAATTCTGTTCTGAGAAGCTGATTGATACTCCGGGCACCAAATTCAATTATAGTAATGGAGATTACATTATTTTAGGCAGGATCATTGAAAAAATCTGCAAAAAACCATACGAAGAAGTACTGAGAGAGAAAATCCTGAAACCTCTGCATATGGTTAATACTGATTACCTGCATCATAATGATATTATAAAAGATATAGATGAAGGTTATGCCAATGTGGATTCCAGTACAACTGAAATAATTATGCCTACCAATCATTATATAGATAATCATTTTGCTGCCGGAGCAATGTACTCTACACCAGAAGATCTGCTGCGGTTTGATCAGGCGATTTTCAACCATACCCTGCTTAAAAAAGAAACCGTTGAACTCATGCTTACTCCTTATGAAAAACTAGGCGATGTAGCGATAGGTTTTTGGGTTTATCCAAAGAAATTCGGCAAAATTAACACGCTGTTTGCAGAAAGACAGGGTGCTGGTTACGGACATAATGCCAACTGGGTGCATCTTATAGATAAAGGGCTGACTTTTATATTATTATCCAACACCAATACTGTTGAGCTCAACAAAATGCGCATGAATGTGATCTCTGCTTATCTGGGACAATAG
- a CDS encoding PaaI family thioesterase produces MKNDTTQIRQGLIAQLGKTVTNSPSAFMLWLAPVVREIEEGSMTFDYQVRKEMTNPIGTLHGGVTAAIMDDMIGATIISLGREHFYTTVNNVIDYFSTAKIGDTITGKTKIIKAGRQIINVQFELWNMDKERLLARGYSNALKTDHKINEAESIK; encoded by the coding sequence ATGAAAAACGATACCACTCAAATCAGACAGGGACTGATCGCTCAGCTCGGTAAAACAGTAACGAACTCTCCATCGGCTTTTATGTTATGGCTTGCCCCGGTAGTACGGGAAATTGAAGAAGGAAGTATGACATTTGACTATCAGGTCAGAAAAGAAATGACCAATCCGATTGGCACTTTACACGGAGGCGTTACCGCGGCTATTATGGACGATATGATTGGCGCTACGATCATTAGTCTGGGCAGAGAGCACTTCTATACTACTGTTAATAATGTGATAGATTATTTTTCGACGGCAAAAATCGGAGACACGATTACTGGAAAAACAAAAATCATTAAAGCAGGCCGGCAAATTATCAATGTACAGTTTGAATTATGGAACATGGACAAAGAAAGATTACTTGCAAGAGGATACTCCAATGCACTGAAAACGGATCATAAAATAAATGAAGCAGAAAGCATTAAATAA
- a CDS encoding ABC transporter permease has product MFKLNLKIAWRNLWKNKGYTFINILGLSIAMASCILIFIFIRYQLSFDKGYKNDNRIYRFTTQWKYNSFEDYNQGVPVPLAAAARNELPGLEKVALLASSNEVIQVKHKNGTDRIKTREHIFYAETDFFDIFDLSWLSGKPALALAAPNTVALSETTAKKYFGTVANALGKSILYQNNVYLKVTTIFKDMPANSSIPLKIIVSYQNFYGKNNKDWNSVGSQIECYVLLKNGLTATDLDGQLSLFNKKHYQDKKVEGNQTNTLQALRDIHFSEQYGNFANKNITRKEIYGLVIIGLFLMLTACINFINLNTAQSINRSKEVGVRKVMGGERKQLIVQFLTETFTIALLALIVACILTELALPQMQNLFKDQISFDFFDHPVILLFLTGLTVVVSLMAGFYPALIISGFSPALAIKNKITVNSGNMSLRKILIVIQFSITIILIIGTIVILRQMDYVHKKSLGFTTDAIAMINVPTDSLSRTKYSIFKNRALQLKGIEGFSYCQRPPLSGDVSSTSFIFDGRKNEDFEVRTSMADADYFNLFDLKLIAGKIYLESDTNTGYVVNETFLKKMNIHNPQDALGKTITLNNKKIPVTGIVKDFNDKSLKESISPLAIFSQKNAYYLIAVKVDKNQLMPAMNKIEGLWNSTFPNGIYNAEFVNNDINRYYESERITGILFRVFALVIIFISFIGLFGLISFVATQRTKEVAIRKVLGASTLELVKMLNGSFLFLVFIANLVAWPLAYLFTTKWLAGFAYRIDLDIWPFVMAFVISMLTTLITVSIRSYKAAITNTIDVLKSE; this is encoded by the coding sequence ATGTTCAAGTTAAACCTAAAGATTGCATGGAGAAACCTTTGGAAAAACAAAGGCTACACTTTCATCAATATTCTGGGACTTTCTATTGCAATGGCCAGCTGCATTCTCATTTTTATATTTATTCGCTATCAATTGAGTTTTGATAAAGGTTATAAAAATGACAACCGGATATACAGATTTACTACGCAATGGAAATATAACAGTTTTGAGGATTATAATCAGGGTGTACCTGTTCCTTTGGCTGCAGCAGCAAGGAATGAATTACCGGGTTTAGAGAAAGTTGCACTTTTAGCAAGCAGTAATGAGGTGATTCAGGTTAAGCATAAAAATGGAACAGACAGGATAAAAACCCGGGAACACATTTTTTATGCCGAAACAGACTTCTTTGACATTTTTGATCTGAGCTGGCTTAGCGGAAAACCAGCCCTGGCTTTAGCAGCACCCAATACGGTAGCACTATCAGAAACTACAGCAAAAAAATATTTCGGCACTGTTGCCAATGCATTGGGAAAAAGCATTCTTTATCAGAATAACGTATATCTGAAAGTTACAACTATCTTCAAAGATATGCCGGCAAATAGCAGTATACCATTAAAAATTATCGTTAGTTATCAGAATTTTTATGGCAAAAATAATAAGGACTGGAATTCTGTTGGCTCACAGATTGAATGTTATGTATTATTAAAAAATGGTCTGACAGCGACAGATCTTGATGGGCAATTAAGCTTGTTTAATAAAAAGCATTATCAGGATAAAAAGGTTGAAGGCAACCAGACTAACACCCTTCAGGCTTTAAGAGATATACATTTTAGTGAACAATATGGCAATTTCGCGAATAAGAATATCACCAGAAAAGAAATTTACGGGCTGGTCATTATAGGCTTATTTTTAATGCTTACTGCCTGCATAAACTTCATCAATCTGAATACAGCTCAGTCTATCAACCGCTCCAAAGAAGTTGGTGTGCGTAAGGTAATGGGTGGTGAACGCAAACAATTAATAGTTCAGTTCTTAACAGAGACTTTTACAATTGCATTGCTCGCTCTGATCGTTGCCTGTATTTTAACTGAGCTGGCACTACCGCAAATGCAGAACCTGTTTAAAGATCAGATTTCATTTGACTTCTTTGATCATCCGGTAATTCTTCTTTTTCTAACCGGGCTTACTGTTGTGGTAAGTTTAATGGCAGGTTTTTACCCGGCACTGATTATTTCAGGTTTTAGTCCGGCTTTGGCGATCAAAAATAAAATCACAGTAAATTCAGGAAATATGAGCCTGCGTAAGATTTTGATAGTCATTCAGTTTTCAATAACCATCATATTGATTATCGGGACAATCGTCATCCTACGGCAAATGGATTATGTGCATAAGAAATCATTAGGCTTTACGACCGATGCTATTGCGATGATCAACGTCCCTACAGATAGCTTAAGCCGGACCAAATACAGTATTTTTAAAAATCGTGCACTGCAGCTGAAAGGCATAGAAGGATTTAGTTATTGCCAGCGCCCCCCGCTGTCTGGAGACGTAAGTTCAACCAGCTTCATCTTTGACGGCCGTAAAAACGAAGATTTCGAAGTGAGAACTTCTATGGCAGATGCCGATTATTTCAACCTCTTTGATCTTAAATTGATTGCCGGAAAAATATACCTGGAAAGTGACACCAATACGGGTTATGTAGTTAATGAGACTTTCCTGAAAAAGATGAATATCCATAATCCACAGGACGCTCTCGGTAAAACAATAACCCTGAATAACAAAAAAATTCCCGTGACAGGTATCGTAAAAGATTTCAATGATAAATCACTCAAAGAAAGCATCTCTCCACTTGCCATTTTTTCACAGAAAAACGCTTATTATCTAATTGCAGTAAAAGTAGATAAGAATCAGCTTATGCCGGCAATGAATAAAATAGAAGGACTGTGGAACAGTACCTTTCCTAATGGGATTTACAACGCTGAATTTGTAAATAATGATATTAACCGGTATTATGAAAGTGAACGTATCACAGGAATATTATTCCGGGTGTTTGCACTGGTTATCATTTTTATATCATTTATAGGTCTGTTCGGTTTGATTTCATTTGTGGCTACACAGCGCACTAAGGAAGTAGCGATACGAAAAGTACTGGGCGCATCAACACTGGAACTGGTAAAAATGCTTAACGGCTCATTTTTATTCCTGGTTTTTATTGCCAATCTGGTAGCCTGGCCTCTGGCCTACCTCTTTACTACAAAATGGCTGGCAGGTTTTGCTTACCGTATAGATCTGGACATATGGCCATTCGTAATGGCCTTTGTAATCTCTATGCTGACGACTTTAATAACGGTAAGTATCCGCTCTTATAAAGCAGCGATTACCAATACAATTGATGTGCTTAAAAGTGAGTAG
- a CDS encoding SusC/RagA family TonB-linked outer membrane protein has product MDKLYSYFLCLLIGCCFSLSAVAQQKVTGTVRDARGLPLPGVSVIIKNTKTGTFTNGNGQYSLTSATSSGIIVFSFVGFLPRELSFDGKATVNVTLDEDSQGLNEVIVVGYGTQKKVNLTGSVAQISGDVLTNRPVPNAIAALQGISPGVTISRNSGKPGAESYAVRIRGFSSANDTKPLVLVDGVEMDLALVNPDDIENLSVLKDAAAASIYGARAAGGVVLVTTKKSTSGKTKINFSNNYSLNITARQPERLNSWDEQALIDEARFNATGAKEFTDEQIEWLKNPNFNYRPSLTADRWDYYDNTNWIKEGMKKVNASQNYALSVGGGKQELNYLLSGSYYKRDGVLRFGPDDNSRQNLRLSVNSQVNKYVSIGLIAGYVNSTIHENSYDSGNIIDLLYRIRTRQPVFTPDEDVTGQRYNGDLQLNPIDIENNAGVKTTSYESFTGKLSLNIKNLVKGLAFDLSASRNQDMYNLRSEKRTLIWYGKSTATIRNSLNTPNQLDLTKNKGYQDNLTGQFTYDLQIADKHNFKLLGGASFEQYRKDETSASATNMVSNDFFSLNFGDPANKTNSDKIETWAIGSLFGRFNYNYDGKYLFEAVVRRDGSSRLAPDNRFQIFPAFSGGWRISEEPFFKNNIHFVDNLKIRGSWGQQGNGSVLGLYDYISLITSGLTVTDQPNLVFNGTKAQYLFQKDLASRNKTWETVESSNIGIDASLFKNRLTITAEYYQKYNKNMLATLNLPSIIGVGIPSSNVGELKSWGSELEIKWRDIFKNGDYHIGFSIADNQNKLTKYDGKNSIGSGGRVSLLQGYPLNSIWGYKTDGYFQTQAEADAYKTKVKYPFFASPGPGDVKYKDLDGSGVIDAGGGTPEKPGDLVYLGNTNPRYTFGIDLGATWKGFDFSVFFQGVLKRSFLIEENTLSPILGTSNMPWTIHQDHWTPDNPDAFFPRMYQTSAHNFRPSDKWVQNGNYIRLKNVQLGYTFKVNRKYIQNLKVYFSGQDLFEKTNVLSVFDPELGGDNKDVNAQTYPFYRSVSFGLNITL; this is encoded by the coding sequence ATGGATAAACTTTACAGCTACTTTCTTTGTCTTTTGATTGGCTGTTGCTTTTCCCTTAGTGCTGTTGCACAGCAGAAAGTAACAGGTACAGTGAGAGACGCCAGGGGCTTACCTTTACCGGGTGTGAGCGTAATCATCAAAAACACTAAAACCGGTACATTTACCAATGGTAACGGTCAATACAGCCTGACATCCGCCACCAGCAGTGGTATAATTGTTTTCAGCTTTGTCGGCTTTCTTCCGAGAGAACTTTCATTTGACGGAAAGGCAACAGTAAACGTTACTTTGGACGAAGATTCACAGGGACTGAATGAAGTCATAGTTGTGGGTTATGGTACACAGAAAAAAGTAAACCTTACAGGATCTGTGGCTCAGATCAGCGGCGATGTACTGACCAACAGACCCGTGCCCAATGCAATTGCCGCGCTACAGGGAATATCACCGGGGGTGACGATTTCCAGGAACAGCGGTAAGCCAGGAGCAGAGAGTTATGCCGTGCGTATCAGGGGCTTCTCTTCTGCTAATGATACTAAACCTTTAGTCCTGGTTGATGGAGTGGAAATGGATCTGGCTCTGGTCAATCCGGATGATATTGAAAATTTATCAGTTTTAAAGGATGCAGCAGCAGCTTCTATTTATGGAGCAAGGGCCGCTGGCGGAGTCGTGCTGGTTACCACTAAAAAGTCTACCAGTGGTAAAACGAAGATTAATTTCAGCAATAACTACAGTTTAAATATTACAGCCAGACAACCTGAACGGTTAAACTCCTGGGACGAACAGGCACTGATTGATGAAGCCCGTTTTAACGCAACGGGAGCAAAAGAGTTTACAGATGAACAGATCGAGTGGCTTAAAAATCCAAACTTCAACTACAGACCAAGTTTAACTGCAGATCGCTGGGATTATTATGATAATACAAACTGGATTAAAGAGGGGATGAAAAAAGTCAATGCTTCTCAGAATTATGCATTGTCAGTAGGCGGAGGAAAACAGGAATTAAACTATTTATTATCCGGATCATACTATAAACGTGATGGTGTATTACGTTTTGGCCCGGATGATAATTCCAGACAGAACTTACGTTTATCGGTAAATTCTCAGGTCAACAAGTATGTAAGTATAGGTCTGATTGCCGGATATGTAAATTCAACGATCCACGAAAACTCTTATGATTCAGGAAACATTATCGACCTGTTGTATCGTATCCGTACCAGGCAGCCTGTTTTTACACCGGACGAAGATGTGACTGGTCAGCGGTACAATGGCGATTTACAATTGAATCCTATTGATATAGAAAATAATGCAGGTGTTAAGACTACCAGTTATGAAAGCTTCACCGGTAAACTTAGTCTGAATATTAAAAATCTGGTTAAAGGTCTGGCATTTGATCTGTCGGCCTCCAGAAACCAGGATATGTATAATCTGAGATCAGAAAAAAGAACACTGATCTGGTATGGCAAGAGTACCGCTACGATAAGAAACTCCCTCAATACACCTAATCAGCTGGATCTGACCAAAAATAAAGGATATCAGGATAACCTTACTGGTCAGTTTACATACGATCTGCAAATTGCTGATAAACATAATTTTAAATTATTAGGTGGTGCTTCATTTGAACAATATCGTAAGGATGAAACTTCGGCAAGTGCAACCAATATGGTCAGCAATGATTTCTTTAGTCTGAACTTCGGAGATCCGGCTAATAAGACCAACAGTGATAAGATAGAGACCTGGGCTATTGGTTCCCTTTTCGGAAGGTTCAACTATAACTATGACGGAAAATATTTGTTCGAAGCAGTAGTCAGACGTGACGGCAGTTCCCGTTTGGCGCCTGATAACCGCTTTCAGATATTCCCGGCATTTTCCGGCGGATGGCGTATCAGTGAAGAGCCTTTCTTTAAGAACAATATACACTTCGTTGATAACCTGAAAATACGCGGATCATGGGGACAACAGGGAAATGGATCGGTTTTAGGCTTGTATGATTATATTTCTTTAATCACCAGTGGGTTAACAGTAACTGATCAGCCAAACCTGGTTTTTAATGGTACAAAAGCACAGTACCTGTTTCAAAAAGATCTGGCATCGAGAAATAAGACCTGGGAGACTGTAGAATCCAGTAATATCGGTATAGATGCCAGCCTGTTCAAAAACAGGTTAACCATTACAGCAGAATATTATCAAAAGTATAATAAGAATATGCTGGCAACGCTAAACCTGCCCAGTATTATCGGGGTAGGTATTCCAAGCAGTAACGTAGGAGAATTGAAAAGCTGGGGATCAGAACTGGAAATCAAATGGAGAGATATTTTCAAAAACGGAGATTACCATATTGGTTTCAGTATTGCCGATAACCAGAATAAACTGACCAAATATGATGGCAAAAACTCTATCGGTTCTGGTGGTCGGGTTTCACTTTTACAGGGATACCCGCTAAACAGTATCTGGGGATATAAAACTGATGGTTATTTCCAGACTCAGGCAGAGGCCGATGCTTACAAAACCAAAGTAAAATACCCGTTTTTTGCCAGTCCGGGCCCTGGTGATGTAAAATATAAGGATCTGGATGGGAGTGGTGTGATAGATGCAGGAGGCGGTACACCAGAAAAGCCGGGTGACCTGGTCTATCTGGGCAATACCAATCCGAGATATACTTTTGGAATAGATCTGGGCGCAACATGGAAAGGATTTGATTTCTCGGTGTTTTTCCAGGGAGTTTTGAAACGTTCCTTCTTAATTGAAGAAAATACATTGTCGCCTATTCTTGGAACTTCCAATATGCCATGGACGATACATCAGGATCACTGGACGCCAGATAATCCGGATGCTTTTTTCCCACGCATGTATCAGACCAGTGCGCATAATTTCAGGCCCTCAGATAAGTGGGTGCAGAACGGAAATTATATCCGCCTGAAAAATGTTCAGCTTGGCTATACTTTTAAAGTTAACCGGAAATATATTCAGAATCTTAAAGTGTATTTCTCTGGTCAGGATTTATTTGAGAAAACCAACGTGCTGAGTGTATTCGATCCGGAACTGGGAGGCGATAATAAAGATGTAAATGCGCAGACTTATCCTTTCTACCGTTCAGTGTCATTTGGGCTGAATATCACCCTGTAA
- a CDS encoding RagB/SusD family nutrient uptake outer membrane protein has protein sequence MKKYNILLISVLMVTLLNPGCKKLDRLPETSFTDDQFWNTENDLMNAANRMYEQLIGYTIDNRGDDNVNQSGLNVVSNGNRGVAGTSDDWSVPYKQIFTANNILEKGGKAQVSDAVKNRYFAEARFFRAYAYAALVQKYGDVPLLLKTLTIESPELSMPRTERAKVVQSIYDDLDYAATWLPARAALPAAQYGRVTKSAAWALKARVALDEGTRGKFFNTPNYQQHLQLAVQAATLVMGQGHTLFANYQGMFTHDGEGPGNTENVFVKLYGLTAALGLTHNTSRDLENGRIAPTRNLIRMFLYKDGLPAYNTDNTPSATKSAFFVNEKDEVNYNTILDNRDPRITTLVYRSGEQSYQRPWVPGTSLGTRSAYAAKKGFNAADWTTNNNATVHKPLIRYAEVLLILAEAKYELDGAISDGDLNSTINALRTRAGMTVKLTNAFVLANNLDMREEIRRERTVELALEGFRYTDLLRWKIAETVLPKALMGAKYNAAEWVGTVAGSLNLNADKILIVEDAAKRTFNPARDYLYPVPLQEISLSGNNVVQNPGWN, from the coding sequence ATGAAAAAATATAATATATTACTGATCTCTGTCCTGATGGTTACTTTACTTAACCCTGGCTGTAAAAAGCTGGACAGATTGCCAGAAACATCTTTTACAGATGATCAGTTCTGGAATACAGAAAATGACTTAATGAATGCTGCAAACAGAATGTATGAACAGCTGATTGGGTATACTATTGATAACAGGGGGGATGATAATGTCAATCAGTCGGGCTTAAATGTAGTCAGCAATGGTAATCGCGGTGTTGCCGGGACCAGTGACGACTGGTCTGTGCCGTACAAACAGATCTTTACAGCTAATAATATCCTGGAAAAGGGAGGGAAAGCTCAGGTGAGTGATGCTGTTAAAAACAGATATTTTGCCGAGGCCCGTTTTTTCAGAGCCTATGCTTATGCAGCGCTGGTTCAAAAATACGGAGATGTGCCTTTGCTGTTAAAAACACTGACCATTGAATCACCGGAATTAAGCATGCCGCGTACTGAAAGGGCTAAGGTAGTGCAGTCAATTTATGATGATCTTGATTATGCTGCAACATGGTTACCCGCCAGAGCAGCCCTGCCAGCGGCCCAATATGGCCGTGTTACCAAAAGTGCCGCCTGGGCTTTGAAAGCCAGGGTAGCGCTCGATGAGGGGACAAGAGGCAAATTCTTTAATACCCCGAATTACCAGCAGCATCTTCAGCTTGCAGTACAGGCGGCAACGCTGGTTATGGGGCAGGGACATACTTTGTTTGCTAATTATCAGGGCATGTTTACCCATGACGGGGAAGGACCAGGGAATACGGAGAATGTTTTTGTCAAGCTTTACGGACTAACTGCTGCGCTGGGTTTAACACACAATACCTCACGTGATCTGGAAAACGGCAGGATTGCACCCACCCGTAATTTAATCCGTATGTTTCTATATAAAGACGGTTTACCTGCTTATAATACAGACAATACCCCTTCAGCTACTAAGTCTGCCTTTTTTGTCAATGAGAAAGACGAAGTAAATTACAATACTATCCTGGATAACAGAGATCCAAGGATTACAACTTTGGTTTACAGAAGTGGTGAGCAGTCTTATCAGCGGCCCTGGGTTCCTGGAACTTCTTTGGGGACCAGATCTGCTTATGCTGCAAAAAAAGGCTTTAATGCAGCCGACTGGACAACCAATAATAATGCTACAGTCCATAAACCGCTTATCCGCTATGCAGAAGTTTTACTGATTCTTGCAGAAGCAAAATATGAGCTGGACGGAGCTATCAGCGATGGAGATCTGAATTCAACAATTAATGCTTTAAGAACCAGAGCAGGTATGACAGTTAAATTGACCAATGCGTTTGTTCTGGCCAACAATCTGGATATGCGTGAGGAAATCAGAAGAGAAAGGACAGTAGAGCTTGCGCTCGAAGGTTTCCGTTACACTGATTTATTACGCTGGAAAATAGCTGAAACAGTATTGCCAAAAGCCTTAATGGGTGCTAAATACAATGCTGCCGAATGGGTAGGGACTGTTGCTGGTTCACTGAATCTGAATGCTGACAAGATTCTGATTGTAGAAGATGCAGCCAAGCGGACGTTTAATCCGGCAAGAGATTATTTGTATCCTGTTCCATTACAGGAAATTTCTCTGAGTGGAAATAATGTGGTACAAAATCCGGGTTGGAATTAA